A section of the Perognathus longimembris pacificus isolate PPM17 chromosome 7, ASM2315922v1, whole genome shotgun sequence genome encodes:
- the C1qtnf12 gene encoding adipolin isoform X1, producing the protein MTPCPQSLTSFSPWLSGSLLAPCAPGHALLHESRAIRVRTPPTKAQGWEVLASTGVRVLDLSEALTDLSSQLWGTVRWGPIGPSGQFPNPVPFLQPPETTGPELTDAHMTWLNFVRRPDDGASRKRCRGRDKKLRGLSGPPGPPGPPGPPGPPGPPGAEVTPEALLREFQEMLKEAAEHRFSGLPGTLLSQGSSQWLMAEAFHCWLKGPTLVDKKTLVELQGFQAPTAQGAFLRGSGLNLASGRFTAPVSAIFQFSASLHVDHSELQSRGRLRARDTVRVLICIQSLCHRHASLEAVSGLESNSRVFTAQVQGLLQLQAGQYTSVFVDNGSGAILTIQSGSSFSGMLLGT; encoded by the exons ATGACCCCCTGTCCGCAGTCCTTGACCTCGTTTAGTCCGTGGCTTTCAGGAAGCTTGCTGGCCCCATGTGCACCGGGGCATGCCCTGCTGCATGAGAGCAGGGCCATAAGGGTCAGAACCCCGCCCACAAAAGCCCAAGGTTGGGAGGTTCTGGCTTCCACGGGGGTCAGGGTCCTTGACCTTTCTGAGGCCCTCACTGACCTGAGTTCTCAGCTCTGGGGCACAGTAAGGTGGGGGCCAATAGGGCCTAGTGGTCAGTTTCCTAACCCTGTCCCGTTTCTTCAGCCACCAGAGACCACAGGGCCTGAGCTCACAGATGCCCACATGACATGGCTGAATTTTGTCCGGAGGCCAGATGATGGGGCCTCTAGGAAACGGTGTCGAGGCCGAGACAAGAAGTTG CGAGGCCTGTCAGGGCCCCCTGGACCCCCTGGGCCCcctgggcctcctgggcctcctggACCTCCTGGCGCAGAAGTCACCCCAGAGGCCCTACTGCGGGAATTTCAGGAAATGCTGAAAG AGGCCGCAGAGCATCGGTTCTCAGGGCTGCCTGGCACATTGCTGTCCCAGGGGTCCAGCCAGTGGCTGATGGCTGAGGCCTTCCATTGCTGGCTGAAGGGCCCCACTCTGGTGGATAAGAAGACCCTGGTGGAACTGCAGGGATTCCAGGCT CCCACTGCCCAGGGAGCCTTCCTGCGAGGGTCTGGCCTGAACCTGGCTTCCGGCCGATTCACAGCCCCGGTCTCTGccatcttccagttttctgccagCCTGCACGTGG ATCACAGTGAGCTGCAGAGCAGGGGCCGGCTGCGGGCCCGGGACACTGTGCGTGTCCTCATCTGTATTCAATCACTGTGCCATCGCCATGC GTCCCTGGAGGCTGTCTCAGGCCTAGAGAGTAACAGCAGGGTCTTCACTGCACAGGTCCAGGGGCTACTACAGCTGCAG GCTGGACAGTATACTTCTGTGTTTGTGGACAATGGCTCTGGGGCCATCCTCACTATCCAGAGTGGCTCCAGCTTCTCCGGGATGCTCCTGGGCACATGA
- the Ube2j2 gene encoding ubiquitin-conjugating enzyme E2 J2 gives MSSNSNKRAPTTATQRLKQDYLRIKKDPVPYICAEPLPSNILEWHYVVRGPEMTPYEGGYYHGKLIFPREFPFKPPSIYMITPNGRFKCNTRLCLSITDFHPDTWNPAWSVSTILTGLLSFMVEKGPTLGSIETSDFTKRQLAAQSLAFNLKDKVFCELFPEVVEEIKQKQKAQDELSSRPQNLPLPDVVPDGETHRGQNGIQILNGHAPGAGPNLAGLPQANRHHGLLGGALANLFVIVGFAAFAYTVKYVLRSIAQE, from the exons ATGAGCAGCAACAGCAATAAGAGAGCTCCAACGACAGCAACACAGAGGCTGAAACAGGACTACCTTCGCATTAAGAAAGACCCGGTGCCTTACATCTGTGCTGAGCCCCTCCCTTCAAATATTCTCGAATG gCACTATGTTGTCCGAGGCCCCGAGATGACTCCTTATGAAG GTGGCTATTACCATGGAAAGTTAATTTTTCCCCGAGAGTTTCCTTTTAAGCCTCCTAGTATTTACATGATAACTCCAAATGGAAGGTTTAAGTGCAACACGAG GCTGTGTCTTTCCATCACGGATTTCCACCCAGATACCTGGAACCCAGCCTGGTCTGTCTCCACCATTCTCACTGGGCTCCTGAGCTTCATGGTGGAGAAAGGCCCCACTCTCGGCAGCATAGAGACTTCGGACTTTACG aAAAGACAGCTGGCAGCACAGAGTTTAGCATTCAATTTAAAAGATAAAGTCTTTTGTGAATTATTTCCTGAAGTTGTGGAG GAAATTAAGCAAAAACAGAAAGCACAAGATGAACTCAGTAGCAGGCCCCAGAATCTCCCCTTGCCAGATGTGGTTCCTGACGGGGAGACGCACCGTGGCCAGAATGGGATCCAGATCTTAAATGGGCATGCGCCAGGAGCTGGCCCAAACCTGGCGGGGCTCCCACAGGCCAATCGGCACCATGGACTCCTGGGCGGCGCCTTGGCGAACTTGTTTGTTATAGTAGGGTTTGCAGCCTTTGCCTACACCGTCAAGTATGTGCTGAGGAGCATAGCACAAGAGTGA
- the C1qtnf12 gene encoding adipolin isoform X3 has protein sequence MTPCPQSLTSFSPWLSGSLLAPCAPGHALLHESRAIRVRTPPTKAQGWEVLASTGVRVLDLSEALTDLSSQLWGTVRWGPIGPSGQFPNPVPFLQPPETTGPELTDAHMTWLNFVRRPDDGASRKRCRGRDKKLRGLSGPPGPPGPPGPPGPPGPPGAEVTPEALLREFQEMLKEAAEHRFSGLPGTLLSQGSSQWLMAEAFHCWLKGPTLVDKKTLVELQGFQAITVSCRAGAGCGPGTLCVSSSVFNHCAIAMRPWRLSQA, from the exons ATGACCCCCTGTCCGCAGTCCTTGACCTCGTTTAGTCCGTGGCTTTCAGGAAGCTTGCTGGCCCCATGTGCACCGGGGCATGCCCTGCTGCATGAGAGCAGGGCCATAAGGGTCAGAACCCCGCCCACAAAAGCCCAAGGTTGGGAGGTTCTGGCTTCCACGGGGGTCAGGGTCCTTGACCTTTCTGAGGCCCTCACTGACCTGAGTTCTCAGCTCTGGGGCACAGTAAGGTGGGGGCCAATAGGGCCTAGTGGTCAGTTTCCTAACCCTGTCCCGTTTCTTCAGCCACCAGAGACCACAGGGCCTGAGCTCACAGATGCCCACATGACATGGCTGAATTTTGTCCGGAGGCCAGATGATGGGGCCTCTAGGAAACGGTGTCGAGGCCGAGACAAGAAGTTG CGAGGCCTGTCAGGGCCCCCTGGACCCCCTGGGCCCcctgggcctcctgggcctcctggACCTCCTGGCGCAGAAGTCACCCCAGAGGCCCTACTGCGGGAATTTCAGGAAATGCTGAAAG AGGCCGCAGAGCATCGGTTCTCAGGGCTGCCTGGCACATTGCTGTCCCAGGGGTCCAGCCAGTGGCTGATGGCTGAGGCCTTCCATTGCTGGCTGAAGGGCCCCACTCTGGTGGATAAGAAGACCCTGGTGGAACTGCAGGGATTCCAGGCT ATCACAGTGAGCTGCAGAGCAGGGGCCGGCTGCGGGCCCGGGACACTGTGCGTGTCCTCATCTGTATTCAATCACTGTGCCATCGCCATGC GTCCCTGGAGGCTGTCTCAGGCCTAG
- the C1qtnf12 gene encoding adipolin isoform X2, with protein MRCWAWAAALALLWAQLLLLGGVRARREFKSLREPGQHPEPANTTAFSSEGPRGAPKPPETTGPELTDAHMTWLNFVRRPDDGASRKRCRGRDKKLRGLSGPPGPPGPPGPPGPPGPPGAEVTPEALLREFQEMLKEAAEHRFSGLPGTLLSQGSSQWLMAEAFHCWLKGPTLVDKKTLVELQGFQAPTAQGAFLRGSGLNLASGRFTAPVSAIFQFSASLHVDHSELQSRGRLRARDTVRVLICIQSLCHRHASLEAVSGLESNSRVFTAQVQGLLQLQAGQYTSVFVDNGSGAILTIQSGSSFSGMLLGT; from the exons ATGCGGTGCTGGGCCTGGGCCGCAGCGCTAGCCCTCCTCTGGGCACAGCTCCTGCTGCTGGGGGGCGTCAGGGCACGGCGGGAGTTCAAGAGCCTGCGGGAGCCCGGCCAGCACCCGGAGCCCGCCAACACCACCGCCTTCAGCAGCGAGGGGCCGCGGGGCGCCCCCAAG CCACCAGAGACCACAGGGCCTGAGCTCACAGATGCCCACATGACATGGCTGAATTTTGTCCGGAGGCCAGATGATGGGGCCTCTAGGAAACGGTGTCGAGGCCGAGACAAGAAGTTG CGAGGCCTGTCAGGGCCCCCTGGACCCCCTGGGCCCcctgggcctcctgggcctcctggACCTCCTGGCGCAGAAGTCACCCCAGAGGCCCTACTGCGGGAATTTCAGGAAATGCTGAAAG AGGCCGCAGAGCATCGGTTCTCAGGGCTGCCTGGCACATTGCTGTCCCAGGGGTCCAGCCAGTGGCTGATGGCTGAGGCCTTCCATTGCTGGCTGAAGGGCCCCACTCTGGTGGATAAGAAGACCCTGGTGGAACTGCAGGGATTCCAGGCT CCCACTGCCCAGGGAGCCTTCCTGCGAGGGTCTGGCCTGAACCTGGCTTCCGGCCGATTCACAGCCCCGGTCTCTGccatcttccagttttctgccagCCTGCACGTGG ATCACAGTGAGCTGCAGAGCAGGGGCCGGCTGCGGGCCCGGGACACTGTGCGTGTCCTCATCTGTATTCAATCACTGTGCCATCGCCATGC GTCCCTGGAGGCTGTCTCAGGCCTAGAGAGTAACAGCAGGGTCTTCACTGCACAGGTCCAGGGGCTACTACAGCTGCAG GCTGGACAGTATACTTCTGTGTTTGTGGACAATGGCTCTGGGGCCATCCTCACTATCCAGAGTGGCTCCAGCTTCTCCGGGATGCTCCTGGGCACATGA